The genomic window AAGCAGAATTTACTGGAGCGGAACCATCAAAATATACGTTGGTTATTTTAATATCTGCAAGCTCTTCGAGTTTTCTTACTACTAACCAATAATCACCTTTATAGCTATCATTGGTAGTATTTAACTCATATGGGTGTTCTTTTGCATAATTAACAAAATCACTTAAGGTTTCAAATGGACTCTCACTATTTACCGCTAAAAGAGCTGGGTCCGTTATTACACTAGCAATTGGTTCAAAGCTCTGCAAGTCCCAAGTTGTACTGGGGACAGTTAAAGGAATGGTGTAGATATCAGGTATATTTACCATTGCAAGCGTATAACCATCAGGTTTCGATTTACTAATTTCCGTCCAAGCTATGCTCCCTCCTGCACCAGGTTTATCAATTACTAAAAATTTTACCCCAAATTCTTTTTCCAATTCTGCAGACAACATTCTTGCTAATGTATCTGTAGAGCCACCTGCAGACCAGCCAACTAAAACTTTAACTTCTTTTTCAGGGTATTGAGCAGCAAATATATTAGTCCCGAAAATTGTAACCATTAAAAATACGATTGAAAAAAATAGTATTGTAAATATTTTGTTTCTTCTCATTAAAAAAATCCTCCCTTTTTTATAGAAATAGTTTTAATTAATTTTTCCCCCTTCCTATAACTCCATACTATGGTTTTCTATTAATTCTTGTGCTAACTTAACATCTTTATTTTTTATAGCCTCAAATATTTTCTCATGTTCTTCTGAGGCTTTTTGAAGTCTTTTTTGATCGGAAATATAAACAGTTCCGAAATAATATATTTTATCTAAGATGGGTTTCATGAT from Candidatus Atribacteria bacterium includes these protein-coding regions:
- a CDS encoding tripartite tricarboxylate transporter substrate binding protein, with amino-acid sequence MRRNKIFTILFFSIVFLMVTIFGTNIFAAQYPEKEVKVLVGWSAGGSTDTLARMLSAELEKEFGVKFLVIDKPGAGGSIAWTEISKSKPDGYTLAMVNIPDIYTIPLTVPSTTWDLQSFEPIASVITDPALLAVNSESPFETLSDFVNYAKEHPYELNTTNDSYKGDYWLVVRKLEELADIKITNVYFDGSAPVNSALLGNHINSGMLNVSEVFPLVKAGKLKVLGILTEERSALLPDVPTFKEQGFNIILSNKRGLVGPKGLPQEIRDVLIDAIKKAVASPDFIKKAEETKMPIDLIVGDDFSEMANRENEMMKKDYKENPW